Proteins found in one Fusarium oxysporum Fo47 chromosome V, complete sequence genomic segment:
- a CDS encoding phosphatidylserine decarboxylase-domain-containing protein, with protein sequence MVRIIPTRLKSTSRSSSSSSTTIHSVSNTNGRTKNNRSNSPPMRSKNDSTSPSRDAGNGLALRVYIIKGKDLAAKDRSGTSDPYLVLSSGDSRIVTNDVPKTLNPEWNVTEEIPLTSVQNLVLDVICWDKDRFGKDYMGEFDLALEEIFNNDKVEQEPTWYRLKSKRPGKKTSVVSGEVQLQFSLFDSTNPSATPQQILEKFQALVGTAPAGSRNVTPSMTPNLAPTGSQSAPNPQDSPSDDDEDDFDEDDSDEGDEDEGEQDATKRKRRLRIRGLKKRRRNNPYAFASSGSDVVGIIYLEVIKITDLPPESNLTRTSFDMDPFVVASLGKKTYRTRRIRHDLNPVYNEKMLFHIQSHEQQYSFAFTVIDHDKYSGNDFIASCDLPIHQLIERAPKANPETGLYDLQAPAQAEPLPSRSRFKKLAMSRSNSSSSISKMIRPPLSKHASNTSMASATPAPAPTSAPDPNKLAPADVLANTGSDPDSANQDSGDADFYEYNVPLKMKNTEKWEKKHNPVLYLRAKYMPYDALRQQFWRAMLRQYDADESGRISRIELTTMLESLGSTLTENTIDGFFKRFPHRDADNDENWELTMDECVICLEDQLEGRRRSSGTAADKLKALVPEMKNLLHVPGHGHNNGGSETPSVLELDSTSGTQTPISNVPTLKTPADEEGDPLDKSDSSDDRSEEHVVEIRECPICHQPRLNKRKDADIITHIATCASQDWRQVNSVLVGGFVTASQAQRKWYSKVITKISYGGYKLGANSANILVQDRLTGQINEEKMSVYVRLGIRLLYKGLKSRDMENKRIRKLLKNLSIKQGKKFDDPASKDEIEKFIAFHGLDMSEVLLPLDEFNNFNEFFYRALKPGARPCSAPDNPHIIVSPADCRSVVFNSITVATKIWVKGREFNMKRLLGDAYPEDVSRFEGGALGIFRLAPQDYHRFHIPVDGVMGKPKTIEGEYYTVNPMAIRSALDVYGENVRVLVPIDSEHHGRVMVICVGAMMVGSTVITRKEGDKVHRAEELGYFKFGGSTILLLFEPGRMVFDDDLVDNSKDALETLIRVGMSVGHTPSEPQWTPDMRKKAENITEADKRAAKRRIQGNVALQESPDGSGEEEQPSRLTSKPTIDTMAASAM encoded by the exons ATGGTGCGCATCATCCCAACACGACTCAAATCGACCTCTCgatcctcctcttcttcctccacaACCATACACTCCGtcagcaacaccaacggAAGAACCAAAAACAACCGCAGCAACAGTCCTCCCATGCGCTCGAAAAATGATAGCACGAGCCCTTCGAGGGACGCTGGAAATGGCCTGGCCCTTAgagtttatattataaag GGAAAAGACCTTGCAGCCAAGGATCGAAGCGGCACATCCGATCCT TACCTCGTTCTTTCTAGCGGCGACTCTCGAATCGTAACCAACGATGTCCCGAAGACACTCAACCCCGAATGGAACGTCACCGAGGAAATTCCCCTCACATCTGTCCAGAACTTGGTCCTGGATGTCATCTGCTGGGACAAGGACCGATTCGGAAAAGATTACATGGGCGAATTCGATCTCGCTCTCGAAGAGATCTTCAACAACGACAAGGTGGAACAGGAACCTACCTGGTATCGTCTCAAGAGCAAGCGTCCCGGCAAGAAGACGAGTGTTGTCTCTGGTGAGGTCCAGTTACAGTTCTCCCTCTTCGACTCGACGAACCCGTCAGCGACACCACAGCAAATCCTCGAAAAGTTCCAAGCCCTTGTAGGAACCGCCCCCGCTGGCTCTCGAAACGTAACACCCTCGATGACACCGAACCTGGCCCCCACAGGTTCCCAATCCGCCCCCAACCCTCAGGATAGTCCTAgtgacgacgacgaggacgattTCGACGAAGACGACTCCGACGagggtgatgaggatgaaggtgAACAAGATGCTACCAAGCGCAAGCGCCGACTTCGAATTCGAggactgaagaagaggagacgCAACAACCCTTATGCCTTTGCTAGCAGTGGCTCTGACGTTGTTGGAATCATCTACCTTgaggtcatcaagatcaCAGACCTGCCTCCCGAATCCAACCTTACACGCACAAGCTTCGATATGGACCCTTTCGTCGTGGCATCCCTCGGCAAGAAGACATACCGAACTCGACGCATTCGTCATGACCTCAACCCTGTTTATAATGAGAAGATGCTGTTTCATATCCAAAGTCACGAGCAGCAATACTCTTTCGCTTTTACTGTCATCGACCACGATAAATACTCCGGCAACGATTTCATTGCTTCGTGCGATCTTCCAATCCACCAATTGATCGAGAGAGCCCCCAAAGCAAACCCCGAAACCGGACTCTATGATCTCCAAGCCCCTGCACAGGCCGAGCCGCTTCCTTCGCGATCGCgattcaagaagctcgcCATGTCACGATCCAACTCTTCCTCCAGTATCAGCAAGATGATTCGTCCTCCACTGAGCAAGCACGCTTCCAACACGAGCATGGCATCAGCGACTCCCGCCCCTGCTCCCACCTCAGCACCCGATCCTAACAAGCTGGCACCGGCGGATGTCCTCGCCAATACTGGTTCTGATCCTGACTCGGCCAACCAGGACAGCGGAGATGCCGACTTTTATGAGTATAACGTTCctctgaagatgaagaacaCCGAAAAGTGGGAGAAGAAACACAACCCTGTTCTATACCTCCGCGCGAAGTACATGCCATATGATGCCCTCCGGCAACAGTTCTGGCGAGCCATGCTTCGGCAATATGATGCCGATGAGAGTGGTCGCATCAGCAGAATCGAGCTCACAACTATGCTCGAGTCTCTCGGTTCTACGCTTACCGAGAATACCATCGACGGCTTTTTCAAGCGATTCCCCCACCGTGATGCTGATAACGACGAGAATTGGGAGCTTACGATGGATGAGTGCGTCATTTGCCTAGAGGACCAACTGGAAGGACGAAGACGATCCTCAGGCACTGCTGCAGATAAACTAAAGGCTTTGGTACCCGAGATGAAGAACCTCCTCCACGTGCCCGGTCATGGACACAACAACGGTGGCTCAGAGACCCCCAGCGTTCTAGAACTCGACTCGACGTCGGGAACTCAGACTCCCATCTCAAATGTCCCCACTTTGAAGACACCTGCAGATGAGGAGGGCGATCCCCTCGACAAGTCTGACAGCAGTGACGACCGTTCTGAAGAGCACGTCGTAGAGATCCGAGAATGTCCTATCTGTCACCAGCCGCGACTCAACAAGCGCAAGGATGCTGACATCATCACCCATATTGCGACATGCGCAAGCCAAGACTGGAGGCAAGTCAACAGCGTGCTAGTGGGTGGATTTGTCACAGCCAGCCAGGCGCAGCGCAAGTGGTACTCGAAAGTCATTACCAAGATCTCTTACGGTGGTTATAAGCTGGGTGCCAACTCGGCCAATATCCTTGTGCAGGATCGTCTCACGGGTCAGATCaacgaggagaagatgagtGTCTATGTAAGACTCGGTATTCGTCTGCTGTACAAGGGACTCAAATCTCGAGATATGGAGAACAAACGAA TCCGAAAACTACTCAAAAATCTGAGTATCAAGCAGGGTAAGAAGTTTGACGATCCTGCATCTAAGGATGAAATTGAAAAGTTCATTGCTTTCCACGGTCTCGACATGTCGGAAGTTCTGTTGCCGTTGGATGagttcaacaacttcaaTGAGTTCTTCTACCGTGCCCTGAAGCCTGGCGCTCGACCCTGCTCTGCGCCCGACAACCCTCACATTATCGTCTCACCAGCCGATTGTCGAAGCGTCGTCTTCAACTCTATCACAGTCGCTACTAAGATTTGGGTCAAGGGTCGTGAGTTTAACATGAAGAGACTTCTCGGCGACGCATACCCTGAGGATGTGTCCCGATTTGAGGGCGGAGCTCTAGGCATCTTCCGACTGGCTCCTCAGGATTACCATCGCTTCCACATCCCTGTTGACGGTGTCATGGGCAAGCCCAAGACAATCGAGGGCGAGTACTACACAGTAAACCCCATGGCTATTCGATCGGCTCTGGACGTTTACGGAGAGAACGTGAGAGTTCTCGTGCCAATTGACAGTGAACACCACGGACGCGTCATGGTTATTTGCGTTGGTGCAATGATGGTAGGCAGCACTGTCATTACCCGCAAGGAGGGCGATAAAGTCCACCGagcagaagagcttggataCTTCAAGTTTGGTGGCAGCACGATCCTGCTGCTTTTTGAACCTGGACGAATGGTGTTTGACGATGATCTTGTCGATAATAGCAAGGATGCACTTGAAACTCTG ATCCGAGTTGGCATGTCTGTTGGCCACACGCCTAGTGAGCCACAGTGGACTCCTGATATGCGAAAGAAGGCAGAGAACATCACGGAAGCGGACAAGAGAGCTGCCAAGAGGCGAATCCAGGGCAACGTAGCCTTGCAGGAGTCTCCAGATGGTAGTGGAGAGGAAGAGCAGCCATCAAGATTAACATCCAAGCCCACCATCGATACAATGGCTGCGTCGGCAATGTAG